The genomic stretch ATCCAGAAAAGAGGTTGGGAAATAGGGCCGGGATAATTGTCTTGAATCGAGTATATCTAATACCTGGGGAGGTTTCAACATTAACAAAGGCAGCCAGGACACACTCTGCCGTGGCTCGGAGCAACTCCAACTCTTGATCCGCGACCCGGGTGGAATATTGCGACAAGCTCTCCTGCGGATCCAAAGGGGCAGCTAGTAGTAACAGCATTATCAGTTTTCGGAAATTATCCGTTGGAATAATCGCTTCGTGAATAGTAGAGACGTCGCCCCGCTTGATCGCCTCGTTGACATTGAGCAACTCAAACGCCGTGAGAACcaaatcatcgtcatcctcttcgtcctcgtcttcatcgcctaGGCCAGGCTGATCAACTGCAAACCCTTTGGGCTGAGATTGGGTACTGGGCTGCTTCCTGGCGCTGtcagaaggagaagaaccCTCCTCATTGGTCTCGCTTTCCATCACTTTTCGGTCATATACCGCTAGACTTTTGAAGAGAAGCTTTGTTCTGTCTGTCGAACCCTTGGCGAGGACGCGTTTATACCGTTCCGTCATGATGACAACGACCATTATCAGCTGCGCAAGCTCCAACACCACCGGCGCCTCTTGCAGGAAGGGAAAAGCACCAAGATACGAGACCATGTGGAAAATTACAGGCGATGCTCCAAGAATGTCTGGGATCTCCAAGAAGCGAGCTATGGTGTCTTCCTTGAGGTACCGAATGTCTCCCTGCTGGTCCGCCAGGTTCTTGAACACATCCTTCAGCGAGTAATACTCAATCGACGTAAAGCACCTTTCCTTGAATCTGTATGCCTATCACGCAAGATTAGCGACTCTTGCTCATCTGTCATGCTGGGCGTTGTGAGGCTCACGAGCTCGTGTGTCAGTTGTTCATGGGTTCGAGCCCTGCGATCCTGGGAGGGGGCTTGGCCCATGGCGAAGTAGTGATAGGAAGTAACAAATGCTCATTTATTTCAGTTTCAGCGCAGGGTATCACAAATACAGCAACAAATATTCAATTGGAAAAGGGAGAGGACAAGTATGCTAGAGCTACATTAAGTGAAAGGTTATTGGGCAAATAGAGTTGTTGAGACGATGGATCAATGATGGTTTGAGTTTCTGCAGCCCACCCAAGGCTGCCTAGCCCCTTGACGGTAAGTGAAGTCAACCGTAAACGTCACCGTAAACTGCTGAGTCAGCGAGGAATGTCCGTCCACACACGCTGCACATGTAACAACAGCATAGGGTTGAACAGCAGCATACCTAGGCTTGAACAACATGGGTACAATATATTGAATGAATTCAATAGCACTATTATTAGTCTCATGTATGCTTACCAGCCTGCTTCGTTTACCTGGTTGGTGCCTATTAATTCTCTCCCAGTTTTTCGAGAATAGGATACCTACGTTCTCGCATCTCCCACCTTGCGCGGAGCCTACTAACTTAAGCAAAATAACTTCCGCCCTCTGCAACTAGAACCAACCACGCTACACAGGCGCCAACGCCTGGTACATCTTCCGTAGTATAGTGGTCAGTATGCAAGCTTGTCACGCTTGAGACCCGGGTTCAATTCCCGGCGGGAGAGATCCGCCACACCTCAGCAGAGGTGGTTCTATTTTTGTTGCATTTcaattctttttctctttttgggTCTTTTTAGATCTTCATGGGTCTTGTTTTTTATTCGTATATTTCATTTTCATGCATCACTCATGGTAGGTAAAGACCGTCTAGCGTAGCCTTGGAGCCGAATTCGCCTCATTTATTCAAAAATATCCCATGAACCtgaaaggagaaagaaaaaaacaagagtACAAAGACCCCAGCTGTACAGAGTCCTACAGCTGCCGTGTGTTGAGACGTCCTAACAAAATTATTCCATTTCATCCGTTGCCCAATACCATTACTCCAAACCCCTTAGTCCCGCTCCATGAAATGCACATCTCTCTGAAGCATATAAGTAACaattaaacaaaaaaaaaaaaaaaatttagCCGTACAAAGCGTCGCCGACACTCTATGTCATCAAAATGAAAGCTGTCTCTAAGCGTCTTTAGCCGTCACTGATTGAATAAGCCGCTTGTATTTGGCTTCGTTCTCCTCCTCTGGATCGTGCGGTTTGAAAAACTCCAGCTGTTTGGCAGGGTTAGCTGTCTTTGCCCACAGGACAGAGGGTTTCGCCTCCACAGGCTGATCAGAGTCCGTCTCAACCTTGAGCGTTGCTCCGTGGGTCTTGGGCTCTTCGGCCGCGCCGTTtgccttttcatcttttgaCACCCTTGGTAATTGCATTGCCAGGAGCACATATTCGGCACGCGTCATGTTGTCCATCACATCATCCATATAACGCCGTACCTCATCTTGAGGCGCCACTACACGCATCAAGTTCTCTAGATAGCGGCCAGTACTTGTGGAAATGCGGATTGTGACGGGCTGGTAGTAGTCAAGCTCGGGGTCTCCTCCATACTCGGACATGCTGCCCTTGCGCACGATGAGGAAGGACGCAACCACCTCCTGGCCGGATGGAGTGGGAAGATACTCCAGGATGCTGAATTTAGGAAACAGGTAGCGATCTCCGTTTCCAAAATCAAACACCACGGCAGAAATATCGGGTTTCGGTGCAGGTGGAGGCCCTTTTGAACGTAGCGCTTGGGGATTTGCCTGCTGAGGTGTTGGGGGATTCGAGGTCCTCGCTTGGCCATTGAGCGCATCGCcgggctgctgctttgcCGAGACAGGGGTAGACAGCGTCTGCGGCGCAGGCTTTGCTTCTCTGTGGAGTCGGTCAAGAATTTCCTTGAGGTCTGTCGCATCCGTAAAACCAGGGGTACCTCCCGCGATACGTCGAATCATGTCGTTAGTTTTGGGCTCTTCCAATGCCGTCTTTACGAGCATTACCACGAGGGGGTCACTCCTTGGCGGCGGTCTCAACTCGCTTGACCTCTGACGAGGGTTGGACGCTAGAACAATGTCAAGAATGGTCCGCACTTCATCTGCAAAGTACTTGACAGTTCTTCCATCCACAAGCAGCCTGTCGGCCGAAGGACCCTGCTGTCCACCACTCCGACGATACTCGGCATTCAATTGATCAATGATCTTCTGGAAGCGATCGAGTTCTCCTTGCCGGGCCTGGCCCACAGCCACTCTTTTCATCAGGTCACGCAGCTCAGGATCCCCCGAAGCCTTTTGCGCAAGCAGGGCAATGACTGGGTCGTTGGGAACAGGCTTTGCGTTGGGTGGTCGGGGATTGTTGGCCGGTATAATtagcggcggaggcggaggcggcctTGCCAATGGTGTGcgggcttgctgctgctgtgccggTACGGGATTCGCGGGCGGTTGAGGCGCCTGAGGCGGTCGAGCCAGGGGCAGCGGTGCAGCTGCCGGAGGAGGCTGTGGAGGTGCAGGAGGGGGCGCAGCGGGCTGTTGCGCAGAAAACGTCGGGCCTGGTGATGGCGACGTGGCTACATTGATAGTCGTGAGCGGTGATGGTGTAGGCTGAGGCGCTGAAACGCTCGGCGAAGATGGCAGTGGCCGTTGAGAAGGACTTGGAGCAGCACTCGGGGTGGCAGCAGGCTTTGGTGTAGTAGCTGCAACTGGGGTTTGGCTTGGTGTTGACGATCCAGGCCCAGGCGGAGGCGGCATAGAGCCATTTGGAGGGCCATACTGGAGAACTGGTCGGGCCAACGGCTGTGGTTGCGATTGAGCCTGCGTTTGAGTCACTGGCGGCGGTTTCGAAATCTGCTGCGGTGGTCGAGGCGGGGGAGCACGCTTGGCTTCCTTGACGACGAACATGGTGGCTTCAACTATATGAGGCTCAATAGTAATGGTAACTGAGCCGACCTTGGTCATGCTGTCCTTGGGAGGATTTTTCGGGTCCTCGTTGACGACACCCTTGCGCTTGTGAGGCTTGGTCCAAAACTTTTCAAAGAGCCCATCGTTGATCCAGCGATATCGAGACCGAGAGAGAGATTCTGCGAGGACGCCGCTGGATGGAAAATGTCAGAGGAAGCGAGCATAATGACAACTTGACAAATCACCGTCGACATACCTTTCTAGAACGGATTGATACTCTTTGGCAGACAGGTCGCCGGGCTGCGCACTCTCTACGGTTGGCAGCGGCTTTCCTGGCTGGATCGAGgtcggcagcggcggcggcggcgttggtTCCTTGACCACGAcaggctctggctctggctctggaggaggaggagctggagtgACGGATCGTTCCTGACGAGGCGTCAAATTCCGACGTTTGTTGGCGTTTTCAACGCGGGCCGAAGTCCTCGCGGGGAGCTTCCGCTTCCTCTCCATCGCGTCTCGAGGCGATTTACACGACTGCGACAGGCGAAGATTTGGCGGCGGGTCAGCATCATAGGAGCGCCATGCGAGGGTCCAGCAAGGGCGACGAGCAAAGGTCCAGCTACCGGCAGGACTATAGCAGGCGAGGGCAGAGGGCTGTGACGATGCAGAGTGACGAGCAGCGATAAAATACTGGGCGATGTGCAGTCGGCGCTGGCTGGTCCAAATCCTGGAAGCTGCCGTTAATTGGCACTGCTAGGGGTGGACTGCGGTGCTGCAGAACCCGATGGCACAGCAGCGGCCCCTGCTGATTGGTCCGCTAAAGGGACGGGGCTGGCCGGCAGCGCCATGGGATTGGCGGAGGCTGACGCACCGTCCCCTCTCCACCGTCCGGGTTCACAGTGCTTGATGCACGCCGTAGCCCAACCAGGTACAAAGCGCTGCCGCGAGTGCTAGGGCTCTTCGGGGCTTGGGAGCCGCCTCCAAAGCTCGACTGCATGCGAGGAACACGGACGAGCAGTGTTTCTCTCCCAACGGCCAGAAGGACTGTTTGAGGAACAGCGGGCACTCGGATTCCATGGCCTCGATGATATTCATATATACGAAAAACAATCAACCTGTCATTTCCTTTGAGCCGTATCTATGAGATGCTCTCTCTGTGCAAGTACATGCAGCATACACTAGGAGCAGCCAAAAGGTAGTAGATCCTGCTGAGCCTCAAACCTTCAGCCGCCAGTGCCCAACGTCTTGTCCGCATGCACCAATTTTAGCACGCACATCCATAGACACTTTGCACATACAATCTAGCGTGTGTGCGCCGCCTACATGTCTCAAAAGAGCGGCAAACAGCGGACATATCATGCTTATAGCCGTGTAACATCGCTTCCAGACTCCATCGCTGCTGCGGGCGTGGACCAGGACGTGCGAGACAAAAAGCAAGGGAATGCGGAAAGAGAAGGGTGAAGGAGATGGGAGAGCGATTTACCGTGCAAACTGATATGAGTAGCCTAAGAGTACCATCTCAGGACGGAAACTGATGTATAAGGAATCAATCAGATCAATGAGATCCTACAGTATGCTCCCATCCTCTGTAAATACTAAATACCGACGGGGAGTAGGGAATACATCCATGAAAGAAAGGGTGTCAAGCCTGCATATGACCAGGCTGTAAGAGCGATAGCGCCCACACCTTGATCAAACGTATACGGCCGCGTCAAGTTGGCACAAGAAATGGCAGCAAAGAGAGGATGCGCCAAGAAGGATGCCGCGCTGCTTTGGGAGAGCAGGTCGTGAATTGGCGCTGCTCATCTTCGGCAGAGCATTCAATAATACTTCTGACCTACAATGGCATAGACTGTATATTTTCATCGTCCTCTCACTGAGATTAGAACATAGAGATGTGTGCTTTGACAACGGGGTATCGAGCAATGACG from Trichoderma atroviride chromosome 3, complete sequence encodes the following:
- a CDS encoding uncharacterized protein (EggNog:ENOG41): MERKRKLPARTSARVENANKRRNLTPRQERSVTPAPPPPEPEPEPVVVKEPTPPPPLPTSIQPGKPLPTVESAQPGDLSAKEYQSVLESGVLAESLSRSRYRWINDGLFEKFWTKPHKRKGVVNEDPKNPPKDSMTKVGSVTITIEPHIVEATMFVVKEAKRAPPPRPPQQISKPPPVTQTQAQSQPQPLARPVLQYGPPNGSMPPPPGPGSSTPSQTPVAATTPKPAATPSAAPSPSQRPLPSSPSVSAPQPTPSPLTTINVATSPSPGPTFSAQQPAAPPPAPPQPPPAAAPLPLARPPQAPQPPANPVPAQQQQARTPLARPPPPPPLIIPANNPRPPNAKPVPNDPVIALLAQKASGDPELRDLMKRVAVGQARQGELDRFQKIIDQLNAEYRRSGGQQGPSADRLLVDGRTVKYFADEVRTILDIVLASNPRQRSSELRPPPRSDPLVVMLVKTALEEPKTNDMIRRIAGGTPGFTDATDLKEILDRLHREAKPAPQTLSTPVSAKQQPGDALNGQARTSNPPTPQQANPQALRSKGPPPAPKPDISAVVFDFGNGDRYLFPKFSILEYLPTPSGQEVVASFLIVRKGSMSEYGGDPELDYYQPVTIRISTSTGRYLENLMRVVAPQDEVRRYMDDVMDNMTRAEYVLLAMQLPRVSKDEKANGAAEEPKTHGATLKVETDSDQPVEAKPSVLWAKTANPAKQLEFFKPHDPEEENEAKYKRLIQSVTAKDA